The proteins below come from a single Streptococcus porcinus genomic window:
- the rpsP gene encoding 30S ribosomal protein S16 produces MAVKIRLTRMGSKKKPFYRINIADSRSPRDGRFIETVGTYNPLIAENQVTLKEDRILDWLAKGAQPSDTVRNILSKEGVMAKFHEQKFSK; encoded by the coding sequence TTGACTCGTATGGGTTCTAAGAAAAAACCTTTCTACCGTATCAACATTGCAGATTCACGCTCACCTCGTGACGGTCGTTTCATCGAAACAGTTGGAACATATAACCCACTAATTGCTGAAAACCAAGTAACTTTAAAAGAAGATCGTATTCTTGATTGGTTAGCAAAAGGAGCACAACCGTCAGATACAGTTCGTAACATTCTTTCAAAAGAAGGTGTTATGGCTAAGTTCCACGAACAAAAATTCTCAAAATAA
- a CDS encoding MSCRAMM family protein: protein MKKSQFIHSSILSLVTVATLTLAQPNLISTVQADALNPANVNSNQIYGFTFTATVLDTNGKVLAGKKVQLFDTTDDSSKVLQELLTDNNGKARFTQLPIGRSISVSVDGKVQGYTLRTSESGSNLAASFTADGIGTVNPAYGRTPLDIYVRNQDGLPLAGKEVGLKDKSGNLIEKLTSDANGLVHFTQKLMEGTYYSYYLAGTKYGETIPGSSRTIYLDDSKSQDSFTFTATILGQEGKLVSGKTVELYDITDGRAVKVASKVTAKAGQAVFSDLPISRNYSVYIDGQNQGYTVRTSQAGSSMAAAFYIKAKGDQTPIYTNIPLTLTVRDQEGQGIANQSVTLYNKQGQLIANMTSDSEGKVVFTDKLMRGTFYTVRVNDFKMGEATPGNNISLYLKKDQIKTSQSKPVSNALTKASSTKLDQQDYVGQSDSHPNHVSSKVTIDTKGNKAVAAGIKPINHSKAQLPKTSEMASSIVSLIGFVIAGATTIVLLAKHYRKNLK from the coding sequence ATGAAAAAATCCCAATTTATTCATTCTAGTATTTTGAGTCTAGTTACTGTAGCGACGCTAACTTTAGCTCAACCGAATCTTATTAGTACTGTACAAGCTGATGCACTAAATCCAGCTAATGTGAATAGTAATCAGATCTATGGATTTACTTTTACAGCCACAGTACTAGATACTAATGGTAAGGTTTTAGCTGGCAAGAAAGTTCAATTATTTGATACTACGGATGATTCTTCAAAGGTCTTGCAAGAATTGCTGACAGATAATAATGGGAAAGCTAGGTTTACTCAACTACCAATTGGTAGAAGTATTAGTGTTTCTGTTGATGGCAAAGTACAAGGGTACACCCTTCGTACGAGTGAAAGTGGTTCAAATTTAGCTGCAAGTTTTACGGCTGATGGAATAGGTACTGTAAATCCTGCCTATGGGAGAACTCCATTAGACATTTATGTTCGTAACCAAGATGGACTACCCTTAGCTGGTAAAGAGGTTGGTCTCAAAGACAAGAGTGGCAACCTGATTGAAAAGCTCACAAGTGATGCAAATGGTTTAGTACATTTTACTCAGAAATTGATGGAAGGTACCTATTATAGTTATTATTTAGCTGGTACAAAATATGGGGAAACGATACCAGGTAGTTCTAGGACAATCTATTTGGATGATAGTAAGAGCCAAGATAGTTTTACTTTCACTGCAACAATTTTAGGACAAGAAGGTAAGTTAGTATCTGGCAAAACTGTAGAGCTTTATGACATTACTGATGGCCGAGCAGTTAAAGTTGCAAGTAAAGTAACTGCTAAAGCCGGACAAGCTGTTTTTAGTGATTTACCAATTTCACGTAATTATAGCGTCTATATTGATGGACAAAACCAGGGTTATACAGTCCGTACCAGTCAAGCGGGATCAAGCATGGCTGCCGCTTTTTATATTAAAGCAAAAGGAGACCAAACTCCTATCTATACAAATATACCTTTGACTCTTACCGTTCGTGATCAAGAAGGTCAAGGCATAGCAAACCAGTCTGTTACTTTATATAATAAACAAGGACAACTAATAGCTAATATGACTTCTGACTCAGAAGGAAAAGTAGTTTTTACAGATAAATTGATGCGGGGAACTTTTTACACCGTTCGCGTTAATGATTTCAAAATGGGAGAAGCAACACCAGGTAACAATATTAGCCTTTATTTAAAGAAAGACCAAATCAAAACTTCTCAGTCCAAACCAGTATCAAATGCGCTTACTAAAGCCAGTTCTACTAAACTAGATCAGCAAGATTATGTTGGTCAATCAGATAGTCATCCAAATCATGTATCGTCAAAAGTTACTATCGACACCAAAGGGAATAAAGCAGTTGCGGCTGGAATTAAACCTATAAACCATTCTAAAGCGCAGCTTCCTAAAACATCTGAAATGGCGTCTTCAATAGTATCTCTAATTGGATTTGTTATTGCAGGAGCTACCACAATTGTTTTATTAGCCAAACATTATCGAAAGAATCTAAAATAA
- a CDS encoding KH domain-containing protein: MDTIENLIIAIVKPLISQPDNLTIKIEDTPDFLEYHLDLDAQDIGRVIGKKGRTITAIRSIVYSVPTQGKKVRLVIDEK, translated from the coding sequence ATGGATACCATTGAAAATCTTATTATCGCCATTGTGAAACCTTTGATTTCACAACCAGACAATCTTACTATTAAAATTGAAGATACTCCAGATTTCCTAGAGTACCATCTTGACTTGGATGCCCAAGATATCGGTCGTGTTATCGGAAAAAAAGGTCGTACCATTACAGCGATAAGATCGATTGTTTATTCGGTTCCAACTCAAGGAAAAAAAGTTAGACTTGTTATTGATGAGAAGTAA